In Microbulbifer sp. THAF38, the sequence GGAAGAACTCAAACTCGTACTGCCAGATGCCCCAGGCACCGGCCGCCTGATTACCAGCAGCGCTGACCAAACAGGAAATATCGAACTCGCCTTCCGCGAATTCGCCCCGATTGCCGAACCTCTCGTGTCGAGCCCCTAGGGCCGCCAAAATCAAGGTTGACAGCTCCGTCACAAACCGCGACCGTTCCCCGAATAACAAGCCCTAACCGGTACCCGAATTCATGCTGAAGCCGGCATTTCCCGCTCTCGAAATATTTGCGCAGCTGCCCCCCGGAGGACTGCTGCTCACCCCCAACAACCGTCTGCGCAACCGCTGCCAACAGGTGTTTGCCGCGCAGCAGTCGCCCGGTGCCTGCTGGATGCCGCCGCCGGTGGAATCCCTGCGCAGCTGGCTAGACAAACTCTGGTTCCAGCTGCAACAGCGCAACTGGCAGCCCGCCTTGCAGCAGGTATTGAATCGCGAACAGCGGCAGTTACTCTGGCAGCGCGCCCTGGATGAATCCCTGGACCGGCAACTGCTCAACAGCCAGCAGTTGTGCCGGGATGCCGATAGCGCCCTGGCGCAGCTGCTCCAATGGCAGCTGATCTCTGATCTTTCACAAATAGATGAAGCGCTAACTCCCCTACTGGAACAGTTCGCACTCTCTATGCGCAGCGACGAACTGCCGTTGTGCGCCATGATCAAAGCCTTTGCCACTGAGCTTCAGGCCCACAGCGCCATCACGCCAGACCAGCGCGATCAATTGATCCTGCGCGCATTCCAGGAAGGCATTCTGGAACCCGTCGCGCAAATTGATACCGCCGGTTTTGCCCAGATTTCGCCCCTCGCCAATGCCCTGATTCACGCAGGTGCCGCAGCTGTAAATGAAAGGCCGGGACTCACCCAGCAGAGCGAACTATCCGTAGCCGCCTGCGCCGATTTGGATGAAGAACTCTACCAAGCAGCTCTTTGGGCCGGACAAAAGCTCGCCGAAAATCCCGGCCACAGCGTCGGCATAGTCGTGAACAATCTCGGCCAATGTCGCGCCCAGGTGGAAGCGGTATTTTCCCGCGTGCTCGAACCCCAATACCTGGACCCGCAGCAACCGCGCTACACACTGCCGTTTAACTTCTCTGCCGGTACGCCCCTGGCGCAGACACCGGTCGGCAGCGCCGCCCTGCAATTGCTATCGCTACTGCAAGACGAATGGGACTATCCCCAATTGCAAAATATCCTGTTCAGCCCTTTCTGGGGCGACGACAGTGATACCTGGCTGCGCAGTGCACTATTCCGCCGCCTACAAAAACTGGAACTGCGCCGCATCGACGGCGCAACCCTGCGCTATTGGGCCGAGCGCACCGCAGAAGTGCTCCACTTGGAATCGCCACAACTGCCCCGCCAGTTGGAACAAATGGCCGAGCGCGCCCGCCGCTGGCAGCGAGCCCCCGCAGAAATTTGGGCCGCGCGTTTTTCCGAAACACTTATCGCATTAAATTGGCCCGGCAACCGCAACCCGGACAGCCAGGAATACCAGCAGCTGATGCAGTGGGAATCCATCCTGGAAGAGTTCGCCGCACTCAGCGCCTGTGGTGGCAACCTTACTCTGACCCAGGCCCTGCAATTGCTGCGTCAGATTGCCAGCCGCACCCCCTTCCAGGCGGAAACCCGCGATGGCCCCCTGCAAATTCTCGGGGTACTGGAAGCCGGAGGCCTCGCCTTCGATCACCTGCGCCTGGTCGGCTTCGGCCAACAACAGTGGCCGCCGGCACCGGCACCCAATCCGCTGCTGCCGATTCAATGGCAAAAACACTGGAAAATGCCCCGCGCCAGCGCCGAGCGGGAATTGGAACTGGCCCGCGAACTCACCGCCGACCTGCAGAATGCCAGCGGCGATGTCGTCGTGAGTTACACC encodes:
- a CDS encoding PD-(D/E)XK nuclease family protein, with protein sequence MLKPAFPALEIFAQLPPGGLLLTPNNRLRNRCQQVFAAQQSPGACWMPPPVESLRSWLDKLWFQLQQRNWQPALQQVLNREQRQLLWQRALDESLDRQLLNSQQLCRDADSALAQLLQWQLISDLSQIDEALTPLLEQFALSMRSDELPLCAMIKAFATELQAHSAITPDQRDQLILRAFQEGILEPVAQIDTAGFAQISPLANALIHAGAAAVNERPGLTQQSELSVAACADLDEELYQAALWAGQKLAENPGHSVGIVVNNLGQCRAQVEAVFSRVLEPQYLDPQQPRYTLPFNFSAGTPLAQTPVGSAALQLLSLLQDEWDYPQLQNILFSPFWGDDSDTWLRSALFRRLQKLELRRIDGATLRYWAERTAEVLHLESPQLPRQLEQMAERARRWQRAPAEIWAARFSETLIALNWPGNRNPDSQEYQQLMQWESILEEFAALSACGGNLTLTQALQLLRQIASRTPFQAETRDGPLQILGVLEAGGLAFDHLRLVGFGQQQWPPAPAPNPLLPIQWQKHWKMPRASAERELELARELTADLQNASGDVVVSYTCEEDGVQQGLSSLFESPQHAQHFAEGALHHHYSQLAQACQLEKIEDKKLPPLTPAECERVRGGASVLKAQALSPLNAQLRFRLGASSFTQPDIGLGPAERGNVVHQVLAEFWQQCGTLTQLQAMNDEQRQAQIERAVERSLGSVRKKYNHLPIGFWAMEKQRLERLLQQWLSVELDRPNFSVEKVEWEQAVEIGGLHFNLRLDRLDQLASGEQLVIDYKTGIPSIRDWLTQRIREPQLPLYALFQPEAHAITFGQVRNGDSKWNGCGDLEHPITGIKAVGDTEKESPYGSWSNLVEHWRYSLESLATEYRSGVATLAFDRPTDNNSELWPLNRWPEREQITE